A window from Citrus sinensis cultivar Valencia sweet orange chromosome 5, DVS_A1.0, whole genome shotgun sequence encodes these proteins:
- the LOC127902736 gene encoding cytochrome P450 CYP82D47-like, translating to MGILVLSQTSAVAAILITLLIILYTSFLVSRNLLRKCIGKKRRGAPEAGGAWPVIGHLHLLRGPEPPYRVFGRMADKYGPIFNIRIGKNPALIVSNWEIAKECLTTHDKVFANRPKTLAMEILGYNFSMFVFSPYGSYWRETRKIATLELLANHRLEKLKHVREYEVKTCLKELYELWHNNKSPNKMLLIEMKKWFADILRNVVLRMIVGKECNSVDSEKWKELLTRFFEMSGKFVVSDALPFLRRLDIGGDERSMKKIAKELDVVVQGWLEEHKRKRDSQEIKKEEDFMDVMLSILGDAEQYLGRDVDIINKAICLALILGATDTTKITLTWVMSLLLNHRDILNKAQNELDIQVGTKRQVNAEDIKNLVYLQAILKEAMRLYPAVPFLFPHESMEECTVNGYHVPAGTQLFINVWKIQRDASVWEEPSKFQPERFLTRHKDIDVKGQNFELLPFGSGRRMCPGVSFALQVMQFTLASLLQGFDFATPSNEPVDMGERLGLTMEKSQPFEVLVTPRLSAAFYG from the exons ATGGGCATTCTTGTTTTATCTCAAACAAGTGCTGTAGCTGCAATTTTAATCACCCTTTTAATCATTCTATACACGTCGTTTCTAGTTTCAAGAAATTTGCTTAGAAAATGCATAGGCAAGAAGAGAAGGGGAGCACCAGAAGCAGGTGGAGCTTGGCCAGTGATTGGCCATCTACACCTCTTACGAGGGCCAGAACCTCCTTACAGGGTGTTCGGCAGAATGGCTGACAAGTATGGACCAATCTTTAATATCAGGATAGGCAAAAATCCAGCTTTAATCGTGAGTAATTGGGAGATTGCTAAAGAGTGTCTCACAACACATGACAAAGTCTTTGCCAACCGTCCGAAAACTCTAGCTATGGAGATTTTAGGCTACAATTTTTCCATGTTTGTCTTCAGCCCATATGGCTCCTACTGGCGCGAGACACGCAAGATAGCCACACTTGAGCTTCTCGCAAACCATCGGCTCGAGAAGCTCAAGCACGTACGAGAATACGAGGTGAAGACATGTTTGAAGGAGTTATATGAGTTATGGCACAACAACAAAAGCCCTAATAAGATGTTGCTGATAGAGATGAAGAAATGGTTTGCGGACATCCTCCGTAATGTGGTTTTAAGAATGATTGTTGGAAAGGAGTGCAATTCAGTGGATAGTGAAAAATGGAAAGAGCTACTGACGAGATTTTTTGAAATGAGTGGTAAGTTTGTGGTGTCAGATGCCCTACCGTTTTTGAGACGGTTGGATATAGGGGGTGATGAGAGGTCAATGAAGAAGATTGCAAAAGAATTAGACGTTGTTGTTCAAGGATGGTTAGAAGAGCACAAGAGGAAGAGAGACTCTCAggagattaaaaaagaagaagattttaTGGATGTCATGCTTTCGATCCTAGGTGATGCAGAGCAATATTTGGGTCGTGATGTTGATATAATCAATAAAGCTATTTGTTTG GCTCTTATCTTGGGAGCAACAGACACCACAAAAATAACACTGACATGGGTTATGTCTTTGCTTCTCAATCATCGTGATATTCTAAACAAGGCTCAAAATGAACTCGATATTCAGGTGGGTACAAAAAGGCAAGTGAATGcagaagatataaaaaatttagtttactTGCAAGCCATTCTCAAAGAAGCAATGCGTTTATATCCTGCTGTGCCATTCTTATTTCCTCATGAGTCTATGGAAGAGTGCACAGTTAATGGTTACCATGTCCCTGCTGGCACACAACTTTTTATCAATGTATGGAAAATTCAACGTGATGCAAGTGTCTGGGAAGAGCCATCTAAGTTTCAGCCAGAAAGATTTTTGACAAGGCACAAGGATATTGATGTTAAGggacaaaattttgaattgttacCTTTTGGTAGTGGTAGAAGAATGTGTCCTGGAGTGTCATTTGCCCTCCAAGTTATGCAATTTACACTTGCTTCTCTACTTCAgggatttgattttgcaacCCCATCTAATGAACCGGTGGACATGGGTGAAAGATTAGGGTTGACCATGGAGAAATCTCAACCATTTGAAGTACTTGTTACTCCACGTCTTTCTGCTGCCTTCTATGGTTaa